In Hirundo rustica isolate bHirRus1 chromosome 4, bHirRus1.pri.v3, whole genome shotgun sequence, a genomic segment contains:
- the FGFR1OP2 gene encoding FGFR1 oncogene partner 2 isoform X2, producing the protein MSCTIEKALADAKALVERLREHDSAAEALIEQTTALNKRVEAMKQYQEEIQELNEVARHRPRSTLVMGIQQENRQIRELQQENKELRTSLEEHQSALELIMSKYREQMFRLLMASKKDDPSIIMKLKEQHSKELQVHVDQITEMAAVMRKAVEVDERHGCKEQERITQLEQENRGLREILQITRESFLNLKKEDASESTSLSGLVTSSDLSLRKS; encoded by the exons ATGAGCTGCACGATCGAGAAGGCGCTGGCGGACGCGAAGGCGCTGGtggagcggctgagggagcacGACAGCGCGGCCGAGGCGCTCATCGAACAGACCACGGCGCTCAACAAGAGGGTGGAAGCCATGAAACAG TACCAGGAAGAAATCCAAGAGCTCAATGAAGTAGCAAGACATCGCCCTCGGTCTACTCTAGTAATGGGTATCCAACAGGAAAACAGACAGATTAGGGAATtgcaacaggaaaacaaag AACTGCGCACGTCTCTCGAAGAGCACCAGTCTGCTCTGGAACTCATCATGAGCAAGTACAGGGAACAGATGTTTAGGTTGCTTATGGCAAGCAAAAAGGATGATCCAAGTATAATAATGAAGTTAAAAGAGCAACATTCCAAG GAGCTGCAAGTGCACGTGGACCAAATTACAGAGATGGCAGCAGTAATGAGAAAAGCCGTTGAGGTGGATGAAAGGCACGGCTGCAAAGAGCAGGAGCGCATCACCCAGCTCGAG CAAGAAAACAGAGGCTTGAGAGAAATTCTTCAAATCACTAGAGAATCGTTTCTGAACCTGAAGAAAGAGGATGCATCAGAGAGCACGTCCCTGTCAGGATTAGTGACAAGCAGTGATCTGAGCCTGAGGAAGAGCTAA
- the FGFR1OP2 gene encoding FGFR1 oncogene partner 2 isoform X1 — translation MKMSCTIEKALADAKALVERLREHDSAAEALIEQTTALNKRVEAMKQYQEEIQELNEVARHRPRSTLVMGIQQENRQIRELQQENKELRTSLEEHQSALELIMSKYREQMFRLLMASKKDDPSIIMKLKEQHSKELQVHVDQITEMAAVMRKAVEVDERHGCKEQERITQLEQENRGLREILQITRESFLNLKKEDASESTSLSGLVTSSDLSLRKS, via the exons ATGA AAATGAGCTGCACGATCGAGAAGGCGCTGGCGGACGCGAAGGCGCTGGtggagcggctgagggagcacGACAGCGCGGCCGAGGCGCTCATCGAACAGACCACGGCGCTCAACAAGAGGGTGGAAGCCATGAAACAG TACCAGGAAGAAATCCAAGAGCTCAATGAAGTAGCAAGACATCGCCCTCGGTCTACTCTAGTAATGGGTATCCAACAGGAAAACAGACAGATTAGGGAATtgcaacaggaaaacaaag AACTGCGCACGTCTCTCGAAGAGCACCAGTCTGCTCTGGAACTCATCATGAGCAAGTACAGGGAACAGATGTTTAGGTTGCTTATGGCAAGCAAAAAGGATGATCCAAGTATAATAATGAAGTTAAAAGAGCAACATTCCAAG GAGCTGCAAGTGCACGTGGACCAAATTACAGAGATGGCAGCAGTAATGAGAAAAGCCGTTGAGGTGGATGAAAGGCACGGCTGCAAAGAGCAGGAGCGCATCACCCAGCTCGAG CAAGAAAACAGAGGCTTGAGAGAAATTCTTCAAATCACTAGAGAATCGTTTCTGAACCTGAAGAAAGAGGATGCATCAGAGAGCACGTCCCTGTCAGGATTAGTGACAAGCAGTGATCTGAGCCTGAGGAAGAGCTAA